From the genome of Spirosomataceae bacterium TFI 002, one region includes:
- a CDS encoding bacterial translation initiation factor 3 (bIF-3), giving the protein MAKHFRRNNRGPIRERDKHRINGLIRVPEVRLVGENIEQGVYTIEKAREIAREQGLDLIEIVPNSVPPVCRVLDYSKFKYEQKKKEKELKAKQHKTVIKEIRFGPNTDEHDFNFKMKHAENFLKENSKVKAYVQFIGRQIVFKDRGFELLKKFVEELDAVGKPEAPPKLEGKRLSVILSPKGGKN; this is encoded by the coding sequence ATGGCAAAACACTTTAGAAGAAACAATCGAGGTCCAATAAGAGAAAGAGACAAGCATAGAATCAATGGCTTAATAAGAGTACCAGAGGTTCGATTGGTAGGAGAAAATATAGAACAAGGGGTTTATACAATAGAAAAGGCAAGAGAAATTGCTAGAGAGCAAGGACTAGACCTGATCGAAATTGTACCTAACTCTGTTCCTCCAGTTTGTCGAGTGTTGGATTATTCTAAATTCAAATACGAGCAAAAGAAGAAAGAAAAGGAATTAAAAGCCAAGCAACACAAAACAGTTATCAAGGAGATTCGTTTTGGTCCTAATACGGATGAGCATGATTTTAACTTCAAAATGAAGCATGCAGAGAATTTCTTAAAAGAAAACTCAAAAGTGAAAGCTTATGTCCAGTTCATTGGTCGTCAGATTGTTTTCAAAGACCGTGGTTTTGAATTGCTCAAAAAGTTTGTTGAGGAGCTTGATGCAGTAGGGAAACCTGAGGCACCACCAAAATTAGAAGGTAAAAGACTTTCAGTTATTCTTTCTCCAAAAGGAGGGAAGAATTAA